A single region of the Candidatus Marinarcus aquaticus genome encodes:
- a CDS encoding DUF2798 domain-containing protein: protein MIPKKLHRVVFAFIMSMFMSFIMSFIITYINMGFVEHFIEIWLEAFIKAFVCAFPLVFIFAPIANKLALKLIKDEK, encoded by the coding sequence ATGATTCCTAAAAAGTTACACAGAGTTGTGTTTGCGTTTATAATGTCGATGTTCATGAGTTTTATTATGAGCTTCATTATTACCTATATCAATATGGGATTTGTTGAACATTTTATTGAAATTTGGTTGGAAGCATTTATAAAAGCGTTTGTATGTGCTTTTCCTTTGGTATTTATTTTTGCACCAATTGCAAATAAACTTGCATTGAAGTTAATTAAGGACGAGAAATGA
- a CDS encoding efflux RND transporter periplasmic adaptor subunit, whose translation MIKKIGSGLLIALLSSTLYAQSLVEVTTVKKGEVNPLQTFVGTLLFDKSSTLAAQNAGVVKTINFEVGDEVKKGEVLVQIDSDLLDAQINAAKANLTSALSQEKNSSKDFARYAKLLESKSITQKEYDDALTQSDASSSSVKALRAQLKELQIQKNRKSIKAPYDGVVVEKLIDLGEWVNAGTAVAKMVNPTLAEVTFNTPLNIVQGLQKEQEYEIVVGDATLKGRLLAAIPSGDRLTRTFPVKFQVKLNNGFFYDGQEAKVSLAKQGKMEAFIVPRDAVIKRFDQQVIFLVNEQSQAAMLPVKVVGYLGKDIAILAEGLTQGATVVKKGNERIFPNSPLTIINNK comes from the coding sequence ATGATAAAAAAAATTGGAAGTGGTTTACTTATAGCACTATTGAGTTCAACGCTGTATGCTCAATCATTGGTTGAAGTAACAACGGTAAAAAAAGGGGAAGTAAATCCTCTGCAAACATTTGTAGGTACGCTGTTATTTGATAAAAGTTCAACACTGGCTGCACAAAATGCGGGCGTGGTTAAAACGATTAATTTTGAAGTGGGGGACGAAGTGAAAAAAGGAGAGGTCTTAGTGCAGATTGATTCTGATTTATTGGATGCACAAATCAATGCAGCAAAAGCCAACCTTACAAGTGCGTTGAGTCAAGAGAAAAACTCTTCAAAAGATTTTGCACGTTATGCAAAACTTTTGGAGAGTAAATCTATCACACAAAAAGAGTATGATGATGCGTTAACTCAATCAGATGCTTCATCCAGTAGTGTGAAAGCATTAAGGGCTCAACTCAAAGAGCTTCAAATTCAAAAAAATAGAAAATCGATTAAAGCTCCTTATGATGGTGTGGTTGTTGAAAAATTGATCGATTTAGGGGAGTGGGTTAATGCTGGAACGGCCGTTGCTAAGATGGTGAATCCAACACTGGCAGAAGTGACGTTTAACACTCCTTTGAATATTGTTCAAGGCTTACAAAAGGAGCAAGAGTATGAGATTGTTGTGGGGGATGCCACATTAAAAGGGCGACTGCTTGCAGCCATTCCAAGTGGGGACAGACTCACTCGAACGTTTCCTGTAAAGTTTCAAGTGAAATTGAACAATGGATTTTTCTATGATGGCCAAGAAGCGAAAGTCTCTTTAGCAAAACAAGGCAAAATGGAAGCTTTTATTGTGCCGAGAGATGCCGTGATTAAACGATTTGACCAACAAGTTATTTTCTTGGTCAATGAGCAATCCCAAGCAGCCATGTTGCCTGTAAAAGTAGTGGGATATTTGGGTAAAGATATTGCTATTCTTGCTGAAGGTTTAACGCAAGGTGCAACCGTTGTGAAAAAAGGGAATGAAAGAATTTTCCCCAATTCACCATTAACAATTATCAATAACAAATAG
- a CDS encoding efflux RND transporter permease subunit → MDLIKFSIKNPVTIIVSVLIVVIFGLLALTKLPYQLTPSVTKPEIKITTIWPGATPYEIEREVIEEQEDVLKSLNNLVTYESSSQDNQGEITLTFKLGTDLRAALQDVSNKLNEVSSYPNDAEEPIIETATASPVIWMMLQTKEDNPRHIDEYKTFFDDEIVPVIKRVDGVAGTMGGGGREQEMQIVFDANALAAYNLTINSVINTLQSENVDISAGIQNLERRSYRIRTVHKFKTIKDIEEVILVSNREQRVRVKDVATVNFGYETPSTVAMFLGQDGIFLGVQPNSEANIVALTNEVETVVKELNSGILNEKQLEIQWIYDQRPYIVGSVDLVQQNIIIGGILAVIILITFLRSISPTAVVSVAIPISIIGTFIILQALGRSLNTISLAGISFAVGMLVDSAIVVLENIDRHRKNGDSISEAAYKGASEVWGALIASASTTIAVFLPIVFLEDEAGQLFKDIAIAVTSAVTFSLFVSIAVIPMLWKKFASISGKEPKDAGKIANFGHQMVELIMSIVERSLKDTKSKIITIVSLALFSAGTIFVLFPKLDYLPQGNKNLIFNILITPPGLSYQERYDMGAYLMKQVEPHVNKDVDGIPGLNRAFFVSFGDFNLFGGTSMHEDRAKELIPMFQPIINSMPSIFGVSIQSGVFEDGVGEGNTVDIDISGESIKDIADTGAQLFGATMQTLKGGQVRPVPSVELLYPEVRIHPNQDALKALGMSSREFGVNIDVLMDGAKIGEFEEEGKKKIDLVLKGDDTLLKTPQDIMEAQIAVSDSRVVPVSVLSSYENTTGISEIRHYNGKRTITLQITPPQGMTIDETMKIIGGMLQGMKSKGMISDSVEIGISGTADKLSETIGMLSGNFILALLIVYLLMAALFGNFLYPIVIMFTVPLATAGGFIGLGLTNLFIAQQPLDVLTMLGFIILVGIVVNNAILIVHQSLNYIHNENMEHKKAVIEATKTRIRPIYMSSLTSIFGMLPLVLVPGPGSEFYRGLGSVITGGLAFSTIFTIFVTPALLMFFIKLEQRVANKNNTFDAKALNKA, encoded by the coding sequence ATGGATTTAATTAAATTCTCAATTAAAAATCCTGTCACGATTATTGTGTCGGTTTTAATTGTAGTGATTTTTGGTTTACTGGCATTAACAAAACTGCCATATCAACTCACTCCCAGTGTGACCAAACCTGAGATTAAAATCACAACAATTTGGCCAGGAGCAACACCATACGAGATTGAACGAGAAGTCATTGAAGAACAAGAAGATGTACTGAAAAGTTTGAATAACTTGGTGACGTATGAATCTTCTTCGCAAGATAATCAAGGTGAGATTACTCTGACATTTAAATTGGGTACAGATTTACGTGCGGCATTGCAAGATGTCTCCAATAAACTCAATGAGGTCAGTTCCTATCCCAATGATGCGGAAGAACCCATCATTGAAACAGCAACGGCCAGTCCAGTTATTTGGATGATGTTACAAACCAAAGAGGATAACCCTCGACATATTGATGAGTATAAAACATTCTTTGATGATGAAATTGTACCTGTGATTAAACGTGTAGATGGTGTTGCTGGTACCATGGGCGGAGGTGGACGAGAACAAGAGATGCAAATCGTTTTTGATGCCAATGCCCTTGCAGCTTATAATCTGACCATTAACAGTGTGATTAATACACTGCAAAGTGAAAATGTCGATATTTCTGCAGGGATACAAAATCTAGAACGACGTTCTTATCGTATTCGTACGGTGCATAAATTTAAAACCATTAAAGATATTGAAGAGGTTATTTTAGTCTCTAATAGAGAACAACGTGTACGGGTTAAAGATGTAGCGACTGTTAATTTTGGCTATGAAACCCCAAGTACTGTTGCCATGTTTTTAGGTCAAGATGGGATATTTTTAGGGGTACAACCCAACAGTGAAGCCAATATTGTGGCTTTAACCAATGAAGTAGAAACAGTAGTAAAAGAGCTGAACAGTGGTATTTTAAATGAGAAACAGCTTGAAATTCAATGGATATATGATCAACGACCATATATTGTCGGTTCGGTTGATTTGGTACAACAAAATATCATTATTGGTGGTATTTTGGCTGTGATCATATTAATCACCTTTTTACGTTCAATTTCACCAACGGCAGTTGTCTCTGTGGCCATTCCCATTTCAATCATTGGTACATTTATTATCTTACAAGCATTGGGACGAAGTTTAAATACGATTTCTTTAGCAGGAATCTCCTTTGCCGTAGGAATGCTTGTGGACAGTGCAATTGTGGTGTTAGAAAACATTGACCGACACAGAAAAAATGGAGATTCGATTTCTGAAGCAGCGTATAAAGGTGCCAGTGAAGTGTGGGGTGCGCTTATTGCAAGTGCTTCAACCACGATTGCGGTATTTTTACCCATTGTATTTTTAGAAGATGAAGCGGGGCAACTTTTTAAAGATATTGCCATTGCAGTAACTTCAGCTGTTACTTTTTCTTTGTTTGTTTCCATTGCGGTCATACCAATGTTATGGAAAAAATTTGCAAGCATAAGTGGGAAAGAGCCCAAAGATGCAGGAAAAATTGCCAACTTTGGACACCAAATGGTGGAACTCATTATGTCCATTGTAGAGCGGTCATTAAAAGACACCAAATCCAAAATTATCACCATTGTCTCTTTGGCTCTTTTTTCTGCAGGAACGATTTTTGTGCTTTTTCCTAAATTGGACTATTTGCCACAAGGAAATAAAAATTTGATTTTTAATATTTTGATTACACCTCCGGGTCTTTCATATCAAGAGCGGTATGACATGGGTGCATATTTAATGAAACAGGTTGAACCTCACGTGAATAAAGACGTGGATGGAATCCCTGGTCTTAATCGAGCGTTTTTTGTCTCTTTTGGCGATTTTAACCTCTTTGGAGGAACTTCAATGCATGAAGACAGAGCCAAAGAGCTTATTCCCATGTTTCAGCCTATTATTAACTCTATGCCCTCTATTTTTGGGGTATCGATTCAATCAGGTGTGTTTGAAGATGGTGTTGGGGAAGGAAACACCGTAGATATTGATATCAGTGGTGAGAGTATTAAAGATATTGCCGATACGGGTGCTCAACTTTTTGGAGCAACAATGCAAACACTCAAAGGTGGACAAGTAAGACCCGTACCCTCTGTCGAGTTACTTTATCCAGAAGTGAGAATTCATCCTAACCAAGATGCACTTAAAGCATTGGGAATGAGTTCACGAGAGTTTGGAGTGAACATTGATGTACTCATGGATGGTGCAAAAATTGGTGAATTTGAAGAAGAGGGTAAAAAGAAAATCGACCTTGTTTTAAAAGGGGATGATACCCTTTTAAAAACACCACAAGATATCATGGAAGCTCAAATTGCGGTGAGTGATTCAAGAGTGGTACCTGTATCTGTGTTATCAAGTTATGAAAATACCACAGGTATTTCAGAGATTCGACATTATAACGGAAAGCGAACCATCACCCTTCAAATCACACCACCACAAGGAATGACGATTGATGAAACCATGAAAATTATAGGGGGTATGCTTCAAGGCATGAAAAGTAAAGGTATGATTTCTGACAGTGTTGAGATTGGTATTTCAGGAACTGCAGATAAACTCAGTGAAACCATTGGCATGCTTTCAGGAAACTTTATTTTGGCGTTGTTGATTGTTTATTTACTTATGGCAGCACTCTTTGGAAACTTTTTATACCCAATTGTCATTATGTTTACTGTACCTCTTGCAACGGCGGGTGGTTTTATTGGTCTTGGACTGACCAATCTTTTTATTGCGCAACAGCCTTTGGATGTTTTGACCATGTTAGGATTTATCATTTTAGTGGGAATTGTTGTAAACAATGCCATTTTAATTGTGCATCAAAGTTTGAACTATATTCATAATGAAAACATGGAGCACAAAAAGGCAGTCATAGAAGCAACTAAAACAAGAATTCGTCCAATTTATATGAGTTCCTTGACCTCTATTTTTGGAATGTTGCCATTGGTGCTTGTGCCAGGTCCAGGAAGTGAGTTTTATCGCGGATTGGGTTCTGTTATTACAGGTGGATTGGCTTTTTCAACCATCTTTACAATTTTTGTAACGCCCGCATTGTTGATGTTCTTTATTAAATTGGAACAACGCGTTGCAAATAAGAACAACACGTTTGATGCCAAAGCATTAAACAAAGCATAA
- a CDS encoding TolC family protein, translating into MLKQTVYASMIALSMHAYAIDLKQSIDIALNQNYDIKEQQYVKEEKNANNNAAFAPFLPSVDLAYSFERRDETIVNQSKEDSVGSATVSYNLFNGFSDIFSLLSSNYVYKSSKYTYEATKQDIILQTKQAYITVLKQQKNLVTKEDALKLFNKQYEDARNKFDQGLIARNDLLEVEVQMLQAKQEVIRAKKELKVARLSLNNILSNALKTDEKLEELQYEELQYNTTKEDFINKRSEVAALKMLMDSYNAQENSDAGAFLPSIDASFGYYEYGDDRHIDGKEGYPENQEIAKVTASWNLFSGGKDINTVIATHKKKKQVYAQLEKLKLQIQLQYEQALEELEVAKLNYETAQVALEQAKINYDIVNNRFEQGVSKSSDLIDANFLLSQAKQNFYSAYYDKFLAVATLQRVMEND; encoded by the coding sequence ATGTTAAAACAGACAGTTTATGCTTCCATGATTGCATTAAGTATGCATGCATATGCCATAGATTTGAAACAGAGCATTGATATTGCATTGAATCAAAACTATGATATTAAAGAGCAACAGTATGTCAAAGAGGAGAAAAATGCCAATAACAATGCAGCATTTGCTCCATTTTTACCGAGTGTTGATTTGGCGTACAGTTTTGAAAGAAGAGATGAAACGATTGTCAATCAAAGCAAAGAGGACTCAGTGGGAAGTGCAACCGTATCTTATAATTTGTTCAATGGATTTTCAGATATTTTTTCATTGCTGAGTTCAAATTATGTCTATAAGTCATCAAAATATACCTATGAAGCAACCAAACAAGATATTATTTTACAAACCAAACAAGCGTATATTACGGTTTTAAAGCAACAAAAGAATTTAGTGACCAAAGAGGATGCGTTAAAACTCTTTAATAAACAGTATGAAGATGCACGTAATAAGTTTGACCAAGGATTGATTGCACGTAATGATTTATTGGAAGTTGAAGTACAAATGCTTCAAGCCAAACAAGAGGTTATTCGTGCAAAAAAAGAGCTTAAAGTGGCACGATTGAGTTTGAATAATATTTTGAGTAATGCATTGAAAACGGATGAAAAACTTGAAGAACTTCAATATGAAGAGCTTCAATATAACACTACAAAAGAGGACTTTATCAATAAACGAAGTGAAGTGGCGGCATTAAAGATGCTTATGGATAGTTATAATGCGCAAGAGAACTCAGATGCTGGAGCATTTTTACCAAGCATCGATGCTTCTTTTGGTTATTATGAGTATGGGGACGATCGACATATTGATGGCAAAGAGGGATATCCTGAAAATCAGGAAATTGCTAAAGTGACTGCTTCGTGGAATCTATTTTCTGGTGGGAAAGATATCAATACTGTCATTGCAACACATAAGAAGAAGAAGCAAGTCTATGCACAATTGGAGAAGTTAAAACTTCAAATTCAGTTGCAGTATGAACAAGCTTTAGAGGAGTTAGAAGTTGCTAAGCTGAATTACGAAACAGCTCAAGTGGCATTGGAACAAGCAAAAATCAACTATGATATTGTGAACAACCGTTTTGAACAAGGGGTCTCTAAAAGTTCTGATTTGATTGATGCTAACTTTTTACTCAGTCAAGCCAAACAGAATTTTTACAGTGCATATTATGATAAATTCTTAGCTGTGGCAACACTGCAAAGGGTCATGGAGAACGATTGA
- a CDS encoding DMT family transporter — MSGWTYLLLAGVLEIGFASTLKLTEGFTKLMPSLVFLFFAVFSFYFLTKATQTIPVGTAYAVWTGIGAAGTIIVGIFFYNEPAHLWRLFFLFTLVASIVGLKLVS; from the coding sequence ATGTCAGGTTGGACATATTTATTATTAGCAGGTGTTTTAGAGATTGGTTTTGCCTCAACTCTTAAACTCACTGAAGGCTTTACAAAGTTAATGCCCTCTTTGGTTTTTCTGTTTTTTGCGGTATTCAGTTTCTATTTTCTAACCAAAGCCACACAAACTATTCCTGTAGGAACAGCCTATGCTGTTTGGACAGGTATTGGTGCAGCAGGAACAATCATTGTGGGGATATTTTTTTATAATGAACCAGCACATTTGTGGAGACTCTTTTTTCTTTTTACCTTAGTGGCCTCAATCGTTGGTCTAAAACTGGTCTCTTAA
- a CDS encoding fumarate hydratase — protein MGKITEKDIIDSIADACQYISFYHPEDFVKGMVEAYEKEQSESAKNAIGQILINSKMCAMGHRPLCQDTGSVNIFIKVGLKADLDISRDLDEILNEGVAKGYTDPDNTLRYSVVADPAGARTNTKNNTPAVIHYSVDANSDKIDITVAAKGGGSENKSKFTVLNPSDSVYDWVMENVRNMGAGWCPPGILGIGIGGNPEKSMLLAKEALMGHVDIHELKARGAQNAIEELRLRLYEDINKIGIGAQGLGGQTTVLDVKILDYPCHAASLPVAMIPNCAATRHIHFELEGSGPAVFNKPDLDLWPDIELPMDTIKRVNIEDITHENLSQFKSGDTLLLSGKILTARDAAHKKIVEYKNAGKPLPNGVDLRDRFIYYVGPVDPVRDEVVGPAGPTTSTRMDKFTKDMMEIGIMGMIGKAERKQPTIDLIKEYGSIYLIATGGAAYLISQSIKGAKTLAFEELGMEAIYEFEVKDMPVTVAVDSSGESIHTTGPAKWRTI, from the coding sequence ATGGGAAAAATTACTGAAAAAGATATTATTGACAGTATCGCAGATGCCTGTCAATACATCTCATTTTATCATCCTGAAGATTTTGTTAAAGGGATGGTTGAGGCGTATGAAAAAGAGCAAAGTGAATCAGCAAAAAATGCAATTGGACAAATTTTAATCAACTCTAAAATGTGTGCAATGGGACATCGACCACTTTGTCAAGATACAGGAAGTGTCAATATATTTATCAAAGTGGGATTAAAAGCCGATCTTGATATTTCAAGAGATTTAGATGAAATTTTAAATGAAGGTGTTGCTAAAGGGTATACCGATCCAGATAACACACTACGATACTCTGTTGTTGCAGACCCAGCAGGGGCAAGAACAAATACAAAAAATAACACACCGGCAGTTATTCACTACTCAGTTGATGCAAACAGCGATAAAATTGATATCACCGTTGCAGCCAAAGGTGGAGGAAGTGAAAACAAATCTAAATTTACTGTATTAAACCCATCTGATTCAGTCTATGACTGGGTTATGGAAAACGTTAGAAACATGGGTGCAGGGTGGTGTCCTCCTGGTATTTTAGGTATTGGAATTGGTGGAAACCCAGAAAAATCTATGCTTTTAGCTAAAGAGGCATTAATGGGTCATGTTGATATTCACGAACTTAAAGCAAGAGGGGCTCAAAATGCCATTGAAGAGTTAAGACTCAGACTCTATGAAGACATCAACAAAATTGGTATTGGTGCACAAGGTTTGGGAGGACAAACAACGGTTTTAGATGTTAAAATTTTAGATTACCCTTGTCACGCAGCATCACTGCCAGTTGCAATGATTCCAAACTGTGCAGCAACACGACACATTCACTTTGAACTTGAAGGAAGTGGACCAGCTGTATTTAATAAACCAGATTTAGACCTTTGGCCAGATATTGAACTGCCAATGGATACCATCAAACGAGTCAATATTGAAGATATTACACATGAAAATCTTTCACAATTCAAATCAGGGGATACACTTCTTTTATCTGGAAAAATCTTAACAGCACGTGATGCCGCACATAAAAAAATTGTTGAGTACAAAAATGCAGGGAAACCACTGCCAAATGGTGTGGACTTAAGAGACAGATTTATTTATTATGTTGGACCAGTTGATCCAGTTCGAGATGAAGTAGTAGGACCAGCAGGGCCAACAACTTCTACAAGAATGGACAAATTTACCAAAGACATGATGGAAATTGGAATCATGGGTATGATTGGTAAAGCAGAGAGAAAACAACCGACCATTGATTTAATCAAAGAGTATGGTTCTATTTATCTTATTGCTACAGGTGGAGCAGCTTATTTGATTTCTCAATCAATCAAAGGAGCTAAAACATTGGCATTTGAAGAGCTTGGAATGGAAGCAATCTATGAGTTCGAAGTGAAAGACATGCCAGTTACCGTTGCTGTTGATAGTTCAGGTGAGTCAATTCACACAACAGGACCAGCTAAATGGAGAACAATCTAA
- a CDS encoding LysE family translocator produces the protein MITDFLQGVVLGFGAAVPLGPINILIMNEALKFYKNGVAVGVGAMSADTTYLLIILFGLTYYINNETVLAWLAYLGAIFLLYMAYLIYKNRDRSIKRIQTDTKGSLIKHYIKGYALTLLSPYTIIFWISVSTFSVQSRYPLVVVCGMLFAILVWITVMPYFIHKTKHLISNTLYSKVAVISALIMAFFAVSMVVHEVFKN, from the coding sequence ATGATAACAGATTTTTTGCAAGGTGTAGTTTTGGGCTTTGGAGCGGCAGTTCCATTGGGACCCATTAATATTTTAATCATGAATGAAGCTTTGAAATTTTATAAAAATGGTGTGGCTGTTGGTGTAGGTGCGATGAGTGCAGACACCACATATTTATTAATTATTTTATTTGGATTGACTTATTATATCAATAATGAAACAGTATTGGCATGGTTGGCTTATTTGGGCGCCATTTTTCTACTTTATATGGCTTATTTAATTTATAAAAACAGGGATCGATCGATTAAACGTATTCAAACAGACACCAAAGGCTCTTTGATTAAACACTATATTAAAGGGTATGCGCTTACACTTTTAAGTCCATATACGATAATATTTTGGATCAGTGTGTCAACTTTTAGTGTACAAAGCAGGTATCCGCTTGTAGTAGTGTGTGGAATGCTTTTTGCAATATTAGTTTGGATAACCGTGATGCCTTATTTTATACATAAGACCAAACATCTTATTTCAAACACGCTCTATTCAAAAGTGGCAGTTATCTCGGCATTGATTATGGCTTTTTTTGCTGTGTCAATGGTTGTACATGAGGTTTTCAAAAATTGA
- a CDS encoding NifS family cysteine desulfurase, with amino-acid sequence MEVYLDNNATTMVDPEVFKAMEPFFCTIYGNPNSLHKFGAGTHPKMVEALNYLYEGINAADEDDIIITANATESNNTVIKGVWVDKILNGNKNHIITSEVEHPSITAVCKFLETQGVSVTYLTVNEEGILDAQQVKDAIREDTALVSIMWANNETGKIFPIAEIGAVCKEAGIPFHTDATQAIGKVPVNVQACNVTYLSFSAHKFHGPKGVGGLYVQKGYELTPLLHGGEQMGGHRAGTVDVASMVGMGLAMHLATKPEALEFENTEVKRLRDKLEDAILELPETVVIGGKDNRTPNTTLISIRGVEGESMLWDMNQKTIGASTGSACASEDLEANPVMNAFGSDSELAHTGVRFSLSRFTTEEQIDYAIEVIKNAVKRLRTISSSYAYTPKHHVSEL; translated from the coding sequence ATGGAAGTATATTTAGACAATAATGCAACGACAATGGTGGACCCAGAAGTTTTTAAAGCGATGGAACCATTTTTTTGTACCATTTATGGGAATCCAAACTCTCTGCATAAGTTTGGTGCAGGCACACATCCAAAGATGGTGGAAGCTTTAAACTATTTGTATGAAGGTATCAACGCTGCTGATGAAGATGACATCATCATCACAGCCAATGCAACAGAGAGTAACAACACTGTTATAAAAGGTGTATGGGTTGATAAAATTTTAAATGGCAATAAAAATCATATCATCACGAGTGAAGTAGAACACCCATCAATCACTGCAGTATGTAAGTTTTTAGAGACACAAGGAGTGAGTGTAACGTATTTGACTGTTAATGAAGAGGGTATTTTAGATGCTCAACAAGTTAAAGACGCGATTCGAGAAGACACGGCTTTGGTTTCAATTATGTGGGCAAACAATGAAACAGGTAAAATTTTTCCAATTGCTGAAATTGGAGCTGTTTGTAAGGAAGCGGGTATTCCATTCCACACAGATGCGACTCAAGCTATTGGAAAAGTTCCTGTGAATGTACAAGCGTGTAATGTAACCTATCTCTCTTTTTCAGCGCACAAATTCCATGGACCAAAAGGGGTTGGTGGTTTGTATGTTCAAAAAGGATATGAATTGACTCCATTGTTACACGGTGGTGAACAAATGGGTGGACACAGAGCTGGTACAGTAGATGTAGCTTCTATGGTTGGTATGGGGCTTGCGATGCACTTAGCAACAAAACCTGAAGCATTGGAGTTTGAAAACACAGAAGTAAAACGACTCAGAGATAAATTAGAAGATGCAATTTTAGAACTGCCAGAAACAGTTGTGATTGGTGGAAAAGATAACCGAACACCAAACACAACACTGATTTCTATTCGAGGGGTAGAGGGTGAATCTATGCTTTGGGATATGAACCAAAAAACAATCGGTGCAAGTACGGGATCGGCGTGTGCAAGTGAAGACTTGGAAGCAAACCCAGTAATGAATGCATTTGGTAGTGACAGTGAATTGGCTCATACAGGGGTTCGATTCAGCTTAAGTCGATTTACAACTGAAGAACAAATAGATTATGCAATTGAAGTGATTAAAAATGCAGTGAAACGATTACGAACAATTTCAAGTTCATATGCGTATACTCCAAAACATCATGTTTCAGAATTATAA
- a CDS encoding iron-sulfur cluster assembly scaffold protein: protein MAKGDLISGSIWDEYSNQVIRRMDEPTHQGEITEEMATKAGGKLIVADFGAESCGDAVRLYWVVDEKTDKIVDSKFKSFGCGTAIASSDVMAELCIGKTVDEAIKITNIDVEHALRDHPDVPAVPPQKMHCSVMAYDVIKKAAAQYKGVDMESFETEQIVCECARVSLSTIQEVIRLNDLTTVEQITDYTKAGAFCKSCIKPGGHEEKDIYLVDILANTRAEMEHDKLKNAADASEAGNLTFDKMTMVQRIKALDEVLDADVRPMLIMDGGNMEIIDIKENIPHYDVYIRYLGACNGCASGSTGTLYAMESILKQKVDENIRILPI, encoded by the coding sequence ATGGCAAAAGGTGATTTAATCAGCGGTTCAATCTGGGATGAATACTCAAATCAAGTTATTAGAAGAATGGATGAACCGACTCATCAAGGTGAAATTACAGAAGAAATGGCTACAAAAGCGGGTGGTAAATTGATTGTTGCAGATTTTGGTGCAGAATCGTGTGGGGATGCAGTAAGACTTTATTGGGTCGTTGATGAAAAAACAGACAAAATTGTGGACTCAAAATTCAAATCGTTTGGATGTGGTACAGCAATTGCCTCTTCAGATGTTATGGCGGAACTTTGTATTGGTAAAACAGTAGACGAAGCTATTAAGATTACCAACATTGATGTTGAACATGCGTTAAGAGATCATCCAGATGTTCCAGCAGTACCACCTCAAAAAATGCACTGTTCAGTTATGGCATACGATGTAATTAAAAAAGCAGCGGCACAATATAAAGGTGTCGATATGGAGAGCTTTGAGACGGAACAGATTGTATGTGAATGTGCACGTGTTTCACTCTCAACAATTCAAGAAGTGATTCGCTTAAATGACTTAACAACGGTTGAACAAATCACAGACTATACTAAAGCAGGTGCATTTTGTAAATCATGTATCAAACCAGGTGGACACGAAGAGAAAGATATCTATTTGGTAGATATTTTAGCCAATACTCGTGCTGAAATGGAGCATGACAAACTTAAAAATGCAGCGGATGCAAGTGAAGCTGGAAATCTTACATTTGATAAAATGACAATGGTTCAACGAATCAAAGCTCTTGATGAAGTACTTGATGCAGACGTGAGACCAATGTTAATCATGGATGGTGGTAACATGGAAATCATTGATATCAAAGAGAATATTCCTCATTATGATGTCTATATCCGATATTTAGGTGCATGTAATGGATGTGCCTCTGGAAGTACAGGAACACTTTACGCAATGGAGTCTATCTTAAAACAAAAAGTGGATGAGAACATTCGAATCTTACCAATCTAA
- a CDS encoding hemerythrin domain-containing protein, with the protein MQDTISSFLTQDHRSCDEAFAVMEQSVAKEDWQAANKTFNAFVDDLIHHFDMEEKIMFPVFEEKTGMHNTGPTAMMRMEHDQMRSVVSQMKEDLQTQNKNHFFGLSESLMMIMQQHNMKEEQMLYAMADAHIGPQASEVVSQMKALER; encoded by the coding sequence ATGCAAGATACAATCAGTTCATTTTTAACTCAAGATCATCGAAGTTGTGATGAGGCATTTGCTGTAATGGAACAAAGCGTTGCAAAAGAGGATTGGCAAGCAGCCAATAAAACTTTTAATGCGTTTGTTGATGATTTGATTCATCACTTTGATATGGAAGAGAAAATTATGTTTCCTGTTTTTGAAGAAAAAACAGGTATGCATAACACAGGGCCAACGGCTATGATGAGAATGGAACATGACCAGATGAGAAGTGTGGTATCACAAATGAAAGAGGATCTACAAACTCAAAATAAAAACCACTTTTTTGGTCTGTCTGAATCTTTGATGATGATTATGCAACAACATAACATGAAAGAGGAGCAGATGCTATATGCTATGGCAGATGCACACATTGGACCACAAGCAAGTGAAGTGGTCTCACAAATGAAGGCATTAGAGAGATAA